The region TCTCTagaacaaaaactaaacattataaccttcatggaGGTAGGATTTATTGTAGGGCTGTTGTGTTAGGCTGCTTTAGTTTTAGCTAAACTCAATGAACTGGCAACTTAGTGTATAAGTGAATTTTATCGTGTTTAAGTAAAGCCAGTCCAGTTACTTCACGCTGGGTCTAACACCGCCTCTTAGCTGCTCTGAAATCACCATGAAGCCCATGTAAGTCTATAattcatgtctttctttttcattcagttGGTAATTTATTAAGTAAATCTAAAACTAAAcctgaaaataatgattatatgcaaagcttttttaaaaaacacaaaacagttcaacaacagaacaaactacagcctccaaaCTGACCAGAAAGTTGTGAACTAACTCTCTTAAACAGTTTCAGCAAAAACATAAGTttctaaccacacacacacacacgtttgtacttctatctttgtgaggacactcactgacataatgcattctctTACCCTAACATTAACCATCCAAACTGAATTCTTAACCCtaactcttacacacacacacacacgcgcgcacacacacgcacacacacacacacacacacacacacacacacacacacacacacacacacacacacacacacacgtttctgGTAAACATTATCTTCTTTATTCGAATAAGATTAAGCTGAGCATGTAAAGGCTCAGAGAGATGAAACACAAAAGATGCCCCGAGTGACACATAATCGTATCAGAGAAGGATGTTTGTGTGGAATCAAAAGTTTCCAGATTGAGTTTAGAGGTGTTATGAACATTTTAAGAGACGTGCAGTGAGAGAGGTAGTCGGATGGGAGGGCTGGAATAATTtggtgagaggacagagggagggagtaTAAAAGGTCAGCTTTGGGGGGGGCGAGAGTCAGGCCAAGAAGAATTTGGTATAATCACACAGGATATTTTACTACTTTGCAGGTAGgtactgttttttaaaaacttttttttatagtttcacAGCATAGTCTTACAATAATTCCCATTTTATCTTATTGATAAAATGTGTTGATTTAGGGAATATTGACCTTGAATGAAGCTTATCTTCTGTAAAACACCATGACGGGTTGATTAAAGCAGAATCTGGTAATAGTTTGGTAACCAGGAGCTCAGAATAACAACGCATCAACTTATTTTGGTTATATCTCATACATTCAGGATGCAAATAAATGCCCTGAagactgttttttaaatatatataaatatatgtgtgaaatcaaaagaaataaagcacttttgaaatataaaattccctgaattaaaacaaaatatccaccgctactgaaaaaaaaattatatcagAACTTAAAATGCAGATATTTGCATTCACGGcgagaaatgtttgttttcaattACAAAATGTATTGTTTACATGCTTTTTATTACCTCGTGACAGTTTAAGAGCATCAAAACCAACAGTGCATCTGATTTCACTTCACATGAATAATGCAGGGCTACACTGAGGCCACATTACAGATTGAGTGAGGGCAGATGAGGTAGCGTATCCATCTCTTTCTAGTAATGGGTTTGTCCTTAAATCCAGTGGTTTTTGGCGGCTGGCCATCAAATAAAACAGGAGAAATGCAATTCCGGGACAAAATGATAACACTGTTTGTGTAACTCACACAAACTTCATGTGACTGagagacttgtttttttttcctctgactgtTCCTTCACTTCCTGCTGATTTTCTTTCAGAATCTGGTTTTTATATCTCAAATCAGAGTTCTGTAGTGTTTTTATGACCCTTTTCGTCACCTCCTCAGATCATGGCTGACTTTGACCTGGTTTTGAAGCACTGGGGTCCAGTGGAGGCGGACTACTCCACACATGGGAACCTGGTTCTGACCCGGTCAGTGGCTGTGACAAGATAAGATTAGTCTTTCCTGATGGTCAGGGGGTTCACGGGACCGAAGCCAGATTTTAAGAGCCCCCCATCCCCAACCCCCACCCTTTCTCCCaatgacctcagtgtcctcaaCATTAGCTGCGGCCCTGTTGGCGTATGATCACCTGTTAGTGAatcctctcatttccttttctttacagTTTATTCACAGAGCACCCGGAAACCCAGGACCTGTTTCCCAAGTTTGTTGGCATTGCTAAGGCTGACTTGGCTGGTAATGCAGCTATTTCTGCCCATGGTGCCACTGTGCTAAAGAAACTTGCTGAACTGCTGAGGGCCAAAGGCAACCACGGTGCAATCCTCAAACCTTTGGCCAACAGCCATGCCACTAAGCACAAGATCCCCATTAATAACTTCAAGGTGAGGTTGATGTGCATGAGgggatatttttatttatgtagcctTATGTTAGTTTGATCTTCCCCcacatgtagtttttttttttaactaaaagtTACATCTGTTGTgtccaaattttattttttgtatctTCCAACCTCATTTTAAAGAAGTTTGTGAACTTTTCTCTATattttcttcacagctgattACCGAGGTCATTGTTAAAGTCATGGCAGAGAAGGCGGGACTCGATCCAGCTGGGCAGCAGGCCCTGAGGAACGTGATGGCTGTTGTCATCGCTGACTTGGAGGCCAACTACAAAGAGCTGGGATTCAGTGGCTGAAGATTAATGTCACACAAGTCATGCTGGGGTCAGATGGCTGACAAGAAATTATCCACATgcaagtgctttttttttttggaaaataaaagcatttaatCTTCTATATGAATGCATTAATATATTACCATAAATTACAGCCCACGTATGTTATCATAGGGTTGAAGATCATAAAGAACGTTAAATGCTTCACAAACATATACTTTACTGCAGGGTTACTGCACTTAGACTGTATTAGATTGCATAGGTTTTCTGCTCTGTAACAAACATGGTTTTTATTGCAATTAAATGAGCTTGATCTTAAAAGTCaacatactgtaaacacaaccCGCATAaaactgtgtgctctgtgttaAGGGCCTGGAGTTGAACTAATTGCTTGGCAtgctttataaataataaagtacGGGAGAAAGGACGTCTTTGATAAGTTACTGTATCAAGTCTGAAAGCTAATCCAGCACACTATTAGAGTCAGGCAGTCCAGATAGGAATCGGGTCAAGACAAAACCTCTTCACAACAAGAGCCTGGACacgcatatgcacacactctctctcaaacaAATGTGGGCAGAGGCACATGCATTTCAAAAAAACTCCACTTGAACACTTCACCCTCACCAATGTCACCAAcgacacacacgcgcgcgcacacacacacacacacagtattatcTTTCAGACTCTCTCATTCTTGGTCACCTGATCCATGTGGACGTGACGGAGCAGAGTGGCCACCGTTTAGTCCCtttcacagcagccat is a window of Toxotes jaculatrix isolate fToxJac2 chromosome 4, fToxJac2.pri, whole genome shotgun sequence DNA encoding:
- the mb gene encoding myoglobin; protein product: MADFDLVLKHWGPVEADYSTHGNLVLTRLFTEHPETQDLFPKFVGIAKADLAGNAAISAHGATVLKKLAELLRAKGNHGAILKPLANSHATKHKIPINNFKLITEVIVKVMAEKAGLDPAGQQALRNVMAVVIADLEANYKELGFSG